One window of the Cryptococcus gattii WM276 chromosome E, complete sequence genome contains the following:
- a CDS encoding uncharacterized protein (Similar to TIGR gene model, INSD accession AAW43411.1), which translates to MPPRKMPIARAAIQATIERISSIPESFSLIDADDNWPFSRDSQSGIHLAILDSSFNPPTLAHQAIISSSCPGKGKPYSARLLLYTPKNAAKTPTISDATPLQRLEMMSLLSSSLRSLQTSKSQPESIATALIHAPTFAAKASILRSYLVNELNLGLRGEEAELSFLVGMDTLVRIFDPKYYPEGEMQTKLEGFFLPPPRGAGANLVSARRGTTLADREFEENLLKRDDVKPWVDNGKIRVLGDGHGGWEDVSSTLVRECVREGDWESVNKLLGEGVSRYIQKEGLYAVSS; encoded by the coding sequence ATGCCCCCACGCAAAATGCCTATCGCCAGGGCTGCCATACAAGCAACTATAGAGCgcatctcttccatcccTGAATCCTTCTCTTTAATAGACGCCGATGACAACTGGCCCTTCTCCCGCGATTCTCAGTCGGGAATACATCTTGCCATACTCGACTCTTCATTCAATCCGCCTACATTGGCCCACCAAGCAATCATATCATCTTCTTGTCCAGGAAAGGGCAAGCCCTATAGCGCACGCCTGCTTCTATACACTCCCAAAAATGCTGCCAAAACACCCACTATTAGCGATGCTACTCCCCTCCAACGTCTTGAGATGATGTCTCTGCTCTCTTCATCCCTTCGCTCTCTTCAAACTTCCAAATCCCAACCAGAAAGTATCGCAACAGCTCTCATACACGCACCCACCTTTGCCGCCAAAGCGTCCATACTGCGTTCCTATCTTGTCAACGAGCTCAATCTCGGACTGAGAGGCGAAGAAGCTGAGCTGAGCTTTTTGGTAGGGATGGATACTTTGGTGCGGATATTCGATCCAAAGTACTATCCTGAAGGAGAGATGCAAACCAAATTGGAAGGgttcttcctccctcctccAAGGGGTGCAGGCGCAAATCTTGTCTCTGCGCGACGTGGGACAACTCTTGCGGACAGAGAGTTTGAAGAGAATCTTTTAAAGAGAGATGACGTTAAGCCGTGGGTAGACAATGGGAAAATAAGGGTGCTCGGTGATGGTCATGGCGGCTGGGAAGACGTCAGCAGTACACTCGTTCGAGAGTGTGTAAGAGAAGGTGATTGGGAGAGTGTTAACAAGCTGTTAGGAGAAGGAGTGAGCAGGTATATTCAGAAAGAGGGGTTGTACGCTGTTTCCAGTTAA
- a CDS encoding Hypothetical Protein (Similar to TIGR gene model, INSD accession AAW43413.1) produces the protein MLRRIRIRLNSADSPRRTSSSAAFAHALEEEHRVPYGVAYGAGPSRIPYRPPSHSFINRAQGHEAARVLREKLSTLSHGSYAAPQAFMASLLRSIEGTAEKTQVRTNEVVPSLSRLELHTIVHHLIQEKKGNLASAIVLQALQGTPRMARRRVVNPKTLRILFGSRSIFHMRKASSKHRSIAPNLQPTIAEQRSPPPAPRLQTLLDILDILQDMRYPRTPELYELIISSCCDEGQPHLAAKIYTGLVEEWVTEGRVAEGANPEEFHPGGGPPRGWKKGDGGRWWTGVRTWRWPGEVLSPHDRLDLWHPRHLALPEKMRNFPVPLATSPPSVVPAPHSSLLNNIVNSLQLDPSKTSPHEFASSMRALAILANTVLSRTLPILALGPLLKACHTAPFKPDVYPESMADKPEQDEWAYTAFTQMHVMLMSLLWSPPISAESMRLIAAAQNAERATTPGLPIPESKETSVAVAPPPTLPIDSPYKLPPLTLSSCSILLSYAFRILKAPNMLNALMLYMKSVFKLGKGSPSTWNIILGGASRLKENKLADDAGKMLFGSLGDVGRMDKREFFSKSKVETVGNKIQFDLALSNKDGEQDAGPEANESSLVALISHLTASSQFSRLTSLVYTLIPYLAHSRGPTTTPSPDDFESQAIELGENGRPKSVRLTPDIWVALLRGMEKAGKTGLGQRIYNVGLYEEGVAWKEMEEEHPELSALPSSLRLPQEFFTTVLLLFSQHSFFPSSGKASIIKGLCLPRGSERLPPGLAVGFLGIKVHESVKGRWEDGWVDESEMEGAKGQKYFEALIKCCWKRWGLDMPEKPLREDVGKEIVGVMKDMEVWGVQVPEVLVARFKGIRVDVRDGFWGIEEMKWGGKMESKKEAANLLKRMMGE, from the coding sequence ACCTCGTCCTCTGCAGCGTTTGCTCATGCCCTTGAAGAGGAGCATAGAGTGCCGTACGGTGTCGCGTACGGCGCAGGACCATCCAGGATACCGTACCGGCCTCCGAGCCACTCATTCATTAACCGAGCACAAGGTCATGAAGCTGCCAGAGTTCTGCGAGAAAAGTTGAGCACCTTGTCCCATGGCAGTTATGCCGCGCCGCAAGCCTTTATGGCCTCACTTCTCAGGTCAATAGAGGGAACAGCAGAAAAGACTCAAGTGAGGACAAATGAGGTTGTTCCTTCGCTGTCGCGTCTCGAGTTGCATACCATCGTGCATCACCTCATCCAGGAGAAAAAGGGCAATCTTGCATCGGCCATCGTCCTTCAAGCTTTGCAGGGTACTCCGCGAATGGCTCGTCGTCGGGTCGTCAACCCCAAAACACTTCGTATCTTGTTTGGAAGCCGCTCAATTTTCCATATGCGCAAGGCGTCTTCTAAGCATCGATCGATCGCTCCTAATCTCCAGCCTACAATCGCCGAACAAAGATCTCCCCCGCCCGCTCCTCGTCTTCAAACTTTACTTGATATCCTCGACATCCTGCAAGACATGCGCTACCCTCGAACGCCGGAACTATATGAACTTATCATTTCTTCATGTTGTGACGAGGGACAGCCTCATTTAGCAGCCAAAATTTACACTGGCCTTGTTGAAGAGTGGGTTACAGAAGGACGTGTAGCGGAAGGTGCGAACCCCGAAGAATTCCACCCAGGTGGTGGGCCTCCCagaggatggaagaagggagatGGCGGAAGGTGGTGGACAGGTGTGCGAACATGGCGTTGGCCAGGTGAAGTTCTTTCACCTCACGATCGTCTTGATCTTTGGCACCCGCGACACCTCGCCTTGCCCGAAAAGATGCGCAACTTTCCTGTACCTCTCGCTACATCCCCACCATCCGTCGTCCCCGCTCCACACTCTTCACTCTTAAACAACATTGTCAACTCTCTCCAACTTGATCCTTCCAAAACATCTCCACACGAATTCGCCTCTTCCATGCGCGCCCTCGCCATCTTGGCAAACACTGTACTCTCCCGTACGCTCCCCATCTTGGCTCTTGGCCCGCTACTCAAAGCATGCCATACCGCGCCGTTCAAGCCGGATGTTTACCCGGAGAGTATGGCGGACAAACCCGAGCAGGATGAATGGGCTTACACGGCGTTCACGCAAATGCATGTAATGTTGATGAGTTTGCTTTGGAGTCCGCCCATCTCGGCGGAGAGTATGCGTTTGATCGCGGCAGCTCAAAATGCGGAGAGGGCAACTACCCCGGGCCTACCTATACCCGAGTCCAAAGAAACCTCTGTCGCGGTCGCTCCTCCCCCGACTTTGCCTATAGACAGCCCTTACAAACTCCCACCGCTTACGCTCTCGTCTTGCAGTATCCTCCTCTCCTACGCTTTCCGCATACTCAAGGCACCCAACATGCTCAACGCTTTGATGTTGTACATGAAAAGTGTATTCAAACTTGGGAAAGGCAGCCCATCAACCTGGAATATTATTTTGGGAGGCGCGTCAAGGCTAAAGGAGAACAAGTTGGCAGATGATGCCGGGAAAATGTTGTTTGGAAGTTTAGGCGATGTGGGTAGGATGGATAAGAGAGAATTCTTCTCCAAAAGCAAGGTAGAAACGGTCGGTAACAAGATTCAGTTTGATCTGGCTTTATCAAACAAGGATGGTGAACAAGACGCAGGCCCGGAAGCCAACGAATCGTCCCTTGTCGCGCTCATCTCCCACCTTACCGCATCTTCCCAATTCTCTCGCCTCACGTCTCTTGTATATACCCTTATACCGTACCTCGCTCACTCGCGTGGCCCCACCACTACCCCCTCACCAGACGATTTTGAGTCTCAAGCTATTGAACTTGGCGAGAATGGTCGTCCAAAGTCGGTACGCTTGACACCTGATATATGGGTAGCTCTTCTTAGGGGGATGGAGAAAGCCGGCAAGACCGGTCTCGGTCAGAGAATTTACAATGTCGGGTTGTATGAGGAAGGTGTCGCATGGAAGGAAATGGAGGAGGAACATCCAGAACTGTCTGCACTTCCTTCTAGCCTCCGACTTCCACAAGAATTCTTTACCACAgtcctccttcttttctcgcaacattccttctttccttcatctGGGAAGGCCTCGATCATCAAGGGTCTTTGTCTCCCCCGAGGCTCTGAGCGGCTTCCTCCCGGTCTGGCCGTTGGTTTCTTGGGCATAAAGGTGCATGAGTCTGTCAAAGGCCGATGGGAAGATGGATGGGTAGATGAGAGTGAAATGGAGGGTGCCAAAGGGCAAAAATACTTTGAGGCATTGATCAAGTGCTGCTGGAAGCGTTGGGGTTTGGATATGCCTGAAAAGCCGCTGAGGGAAGACGTTGGAAAGGAGATTGTGGGTGTGATGAAGGATATGGAGGTTTGGGGCGTGCAAGTGCCAGAAGTGCTGGTAGCGAGATTCAAGGGGATCAGGGTCGATGTCAGGGATGGATTCTGGGGGATTGAAGAGATGAAATGGGGCGGGAAAATGGAGAGTAAGAAGGAAGCAGCCAACTtgttgaagaggatgatgggAGAGTAG